The following are encoded in a window of Pecten maximus chromosome 17, xPecMax1.1, whole genome shotgun sequence genomic DNA:
- the LOC117315745 gene encoding perlucin-like gives MYARDTEYVKKSTTIGKKLTCELMMTYGEEGSMTSLLDVESIHIDSSSNCVPGSCSETEVCVDMRDGSSTCLDLDLCPTTDWKHFNHKCYLFSGTYTTEQQNVVFCNSLNATLVRVDNAEVNSFLVSEITTRGIPDMWLAANDKVVEGEWVWGPGDDVLTTMWGPGEPNPHDNSEDCAGLRRVTGLWADYSCTKNVHVVCEVPYGLFP, from the exons ATGTATGCAAGAGATACAGAGTATGTGAAAAAATCCACCACAATCGGGAAAAAACTGACGTGTGAGCTCATGATGACGTACGGGGAGGAAGGCTCTATGACGTCACTTTTGGATGTTGAATCTATACAC ATTGACAGTAGCTCTAACTGTGTACCTGGCAGTTGTTCGGAGACTGAAGTATGTGTCGACATGAGGGATGGCAGCTCTACTTGTCTtgacctag ATCTTTGTCCTACGACCGACTGGAAGCATTTCAACCACAAATGCTATTTATTTTCTGGAACTTATACAACGGAACAACAAAAtgtg GTGTTTTGTAACTCATTAAATGCCACGCTTGTGAGAGTTGACAACGCTGAGGTGAACAGTTTTCTCGTATCGGAAATCACAACACGGG GGATCCCAGACATGTGGCTTGCTGCAAACGACAAGGTAGTGGAAGGCGAATGGGTGTGGGGGCCTGGAGATGATGTGTTGACTACAATGTGGGGCCCGGGTGAACCTAACCCGCATGACAATAGTGAGGATTGTGCCGGTTTGCGACGGGTCACAGGACTATGGGCAGATTACAGttgcacaaaaaatgtacatgtcGTATGCGAAGTTCCTTATGGGTTGTTTCCCTAG
- the LOC117315973 gene encoding putative nuclease HARBI1, protein MAAANGQNNAPQQIARALRRERHFRDRFDPLQNFDGLELYQRFRFDREGIIFISDILKDYIAPTTGRNHSLPPHLQVMIALRYYATGKMQLCSGDNFNVDQSTVSRVIQRVTNALNHQDVVRRFVTFPLTAEAIKKHQADFYAVARFPGVVGAIDGTHIRILRPSINEPEFVNRKNFHSINVQIVVDANYCILDLVARWPGSAHDARILRESGLARIFETRMLPTRCHLLGDSGYPCKNWILTPYLNPQPGQQTRYNSAHKTTRCIVERAIGQWKRRFHVLHGEVRLRPERASKVITACGILHNIAKLLNMPQHDDIEDDGDDDNDEDGDANNINDNPADGRAYRTHIVSTHF, encoded by the exons ATGGCTGCCGCAAATGGACAGAATAATGCACCTCAGCAGATTGCAAGAGCTTTGAGACGAGAAAGGCACTTccgagacaggtttgaccccctTCAAAATTTTGACGGTCTTGAACTTTATCAAAGATTTAGGTTTGATAGGGAAGGAATCATTTTCATTAGTGATATTCTAAAAGATTACATTGCCCCAACGACGGGAAGAAACCACAGTCTACCCCCACATTTACAAGTCATGATCGCATTGCGATATTATGCTACTGGGAAAATGCAGCTATGTAGTGGCGATAATTTTAATGTTGACCAGTCCACTGTGTCTAGGGTGATCCAAAGAGTCACGAATGCATTGAATCATCAGGATGTTGTCAGGAGATTTGTAACATTTCCTCTGACTGCAGAGGCAATAAAAAAACACCAAGCCGATTTTTACGCGGTTGCCCGGTTTCCAGGAGTTGTTGGAGCAATAGATGGTACACACATACGAATTTTGCGTCCAAGCATCAACGAACCAGAATTTGTGAATAGGAAGAACTTCCATTCAATAAATGTACAGATTGTGGTGGATGCAAATTATTGCATTCTAGATTTAGTTGCGAGATGGCCAGGGTCAGCACATGACGCAAGAATTCTCCGTGAAAGTGGCCTAGCAAGAATATTTGAGACAAGAATGCTGCCGACAAGATGTCACTTACTTGGCGATAGCGGTTATCCGTGTAAGAACTGGATATTGACACCATACCTTAACCCACAACCTGGACAACAGACACGATACAACAG TGCCCACAAAACAACAAGATGTATTGTCGAGAGAGCCATTGGGCAGTGGAAAAGGAGATTTCATGTCCTACATGGAGAGGTCAGGTTGAGACCAGAAAGGGCTAGCAAGGTGATAACAGCCTGTGGAATTCTACACAACATTGCAAAACTGTTGAATATGCCACAGCATGATGATATTGAGGATGATGgggatgatgataatgatgaagATGGTGATGCCAATAATATCAATGATAATCCAGCTGATGGAAGGGCCTACAGAACCCATATTGTATCAACTCACTTCTGA
- the LOC117315974 gene encoding uncharacterized protein LOC117315974, whose protein sequence is MFTNICTWKKTRACRLLVKLLKMATDIETPSKKRKPNWSADECLYLTKLVEENKGVLRAKFGAGVTTQRKRETWRIISDKINASSCVRRSVEEVEKKWHNLHMKGKTELSDHRRQAVMTGGGPSSAPQISPIAEAVGNVIGLDNVSICGISGAVDTSMMMLLNTDQACSAISRSSDNLQPPNTVTMATEILPSSILSSLPSDSCTYSSLTTSYDILKKQKLELEIENLKLQNQLLALKIKKITENEY, encoded by the exons ATGTTTACAAACATCTGCACGTGGAAAAAAACACGTGCCTGTCGTCTGCTTGTCAAGTTATTGAAAATGGCTACAGACATAGAGACACCAAGCAAAAAGAGAAAGCCGAATTGGAGCGCGGATGAGTGCCTATATCTAACAAAACTTGTGGAGGAGAACAAGGGTGTCCTACGGGCAAAGTTTGGGGCCGGGGTAACTACCCAGAGGAAGAGGGAGACATGGCGAATAATCTCCGACAAAATTAACGCTTCGTCATGTGTCCGTCGTTCGGTGGAGGAAGTCGAGAAAAAATGGCACAATCTACATATGAAGGGTAAAACAGAGCTGTCTGACCACAGGAGACAGGCTGTGATGACAG GTGGTGGTCCATCTTCTGCCCCTCAGATCAGCCCAATTGCCGAAGCTGTAGGAAATGTCATCGGCCTAGACAATGTGTCCATTTGTGGGATTAGTGGGGCAGTTGACACATCAATGATGATGTTACTTAATACTGATCAAGCCTGTTCAGCTATTTCAAG ATCTTCAGACAATCTACAGCCCCCCAACACTGTAACCATGGCCACAGAAATCCTGCCCTCATCCATCTTGTCATCCTTGCCATCAGACTCCTGTACATATTCATCTCTGACAACATCCTATGACATCCTCAAAAAGCAGAAACTGGAACTggaaattgaaaatttaaaattacaaaaccaGCTTCTAGCtttgaaaattaagaaaataactgaaaatgaatattga